The following proteins are encoded in a genomic region of Mycolicibacterium rutilum:
- the thiG gene encoding thiazole synthase (functions in thiamine (vitamin B1) biosynthesis; in Bacillus subtilis this enzyme catalyzes the formation of thiazole from dehydroxyglycine and 1-deoxy-D-xylulose-5-phosphate and ThiS-thiocarboxylate), whose protein sequence is MADSKLTIAGREFGSRLILGTGGAANLAVLEEALVASGTELTTVAMRRVDADGGTGVLDLLNRLGITPLPNTAGCRGAAEAVMTAQLAREALNTDWVKLEVIADDRTLLPDAVELVRAAEQLVDDGFTVLPYTNDDPVLARRLQDTGCAAVMPLGSPIGTGLGIANPHNIEMIVDAASVPVILDAGIGTASDAAMAMELGCDAVLLATAVTRAADPPTMAAAMAAAVTAGHLARRAGRIPKRFWAQASSPAL, encoded by the coding sequence GTGGCTGACTCGAAGCTTACGATCGCCGGGCGCGAGTTCGGGTCGCGACTGATCCTGGGCACCGGCGGCGCGGCCAACCTGGCCGTCCTCGAGGAGGCGCTGGTCGCGTCCGGCACCGAGTTGACGACGGTCGCGATGCGACGGGTGGACGCCGACGGCGGCACCGGCGTGCTCGACTTGCTCAACCGGCTCGGGATCACCCCGCTGCCCAACACGGCGGGCTGTCGCGGCGCCGCCGAGGCGGTGATGACCGCACAGCTCGCCCGCGAGGCGCTGAACACCGACTGGGTGAAGCTGGAGGTCATCGCCGACGATCGCACACTGCTTCCCGACGCCGTCGAACTCGTCAGGGCCGCAGAGCAATTGGTCGACGACGGGTTCACCGTGCTGCCGTACACCAACGACGATCCGGTGCTGGCCCGTCGTCTTCAGGACACCGGGTGCGCCGCGGTGATGCCGTTGGGGTCGCCGATCGGCACCGGGTTGGGCATCGCGAACCCGCACAACATCGAGATGATCGTCGACGCCGCCTCGGTGCCGGTGATCCTCGACGCGGGCATCGGCACCGCCAGCGACGCCGCGATGGCGATGGAACTGGGTTGCGACGCAGTGCTTCTCGCGACGGCGGTCACGCGGGCCGCGGACCCGCCGACCATGGCCGCAGCGATGGCCGCCGCGGTCACCGCCGGGCACCTCGCACGGCGGGCGGGCCGCATCCCGAAGCGGTTCTGGGCGCAGGCCTCCAGCCCCGCCCTATGA
- the thiS gene encoding sulfur carrier protein ThiS has protein sequence MKVTVNDEAVEVDSAITVAGLLEQLGFPEKGIAVAVDWSVLPKSEWHTALADGARVEVVTAVQGG, from the coding sequence ATGAAGGTCACCGTCAATGATGAAGCGGTGGAAGTGGATTCCGCCATCACCGTCGCCGGGCTGTTGGAACAGCTCGGCTTTCCGGAGAAGGGCATCGCGGTCGCGGTCGACTGGTCGGTGCTGCCCAAGTCGGAGTGGCACACCGCGCTGGCCGACGGGGCCCGCGTGGAGGTCGTGACGGCGGTGCAGGGTGGCTGA